The following proteins are encoded in a genomic region of Xenopus laevis strain J_2021 chromosome 3L, Xenopus_laevis_v10.1, whole genome shotgun sequence:
- the mespb.L gene encoding mesoderm posterior homolog B L homeolog: MDSISVAHHQQDCTLNQHCATLYQCGYPSSEGYSSLSPASSSDSSGQSPPYMPYNASQEIFGNIPAAYAQTSCQRSGLRHGTAKRGKKNTGKLPYSQRQSASEREKLRMRNLSKALQNLRRYLPPSVAPIDKTLTKIETLQLTMSYISHLSAQLGLTEEILTQRRLAEIQRTNICPSGLSCCMDSTHRLCTRPEEDHFNHATTPSVPFSEARCFQEPEYQGRDAVCQQSCETPQLLKQDMTSPQYNSTVATPVSQQYVTGLQHTIHCNDYYNLADVWRREQLQAQMDQTFQ; encoded by the exons ATGGATAGTATCTCAGTGGCTCACCACCAACAGGACTGTACCCTGAACCAGCACTGTGCCACTTTGTACCAATGTGGCTACCCAAGTTCAGAAGGATACAGTAGCCTTTCTCCAGCTTCTTCATCTGACTCCAGTGGACAATCACCCCCTTACATGCCATATAATGCTTCTCAAGAAATATTTGGGAATATTCCTGCAGCTTATGCCCAGACATCTTGCCAAAGAAGTGGCTTAAGACATGGTACAGCAAAAAGGGGAAAGAAGAACACAGGCAAGCTACCATATAGTCAGCGGCAAAGTGCAAGCGAGAGGGAGAAACTCAGGATGAGAAACCTCTCCAAAGCTCTCCAGAACCTCAGAAGATACCTGCCTCCTTCAGTAGCCCCTATAGATAAGACTCTAACCAAAATTGAAACTCTTCAGCTGACAATGAGCTACATTTCTCATTTGTCTGCACAGTTGGGGCTTACTGAGGAAATCCTGACACAAAGAAGGCTAGCCGAAATCCAGAGGACTAACATATGCCCCAGTGGCCTAAGCTGCTGCATGGACTCAACTCATAGACTTTGCACAAGACCTGAGGAAGATCATTTCAACCATGCCACTACCCCTTCCGTGCCTTTCTCTGAAGCAAGATGTTTTCAAGAACCTGAGTACCAGGGTAGAGATGCAGTGTGCCAGCAGTCCTGTGAGACACCCCAGCTATTAAAGCAGGACATGACCTCCCCACAGTACAATAGCACAGTAGCTACGCCTGTCAGTCAACAGTATGTGACAGGGCTCCAACACACG ATTCACTGTAACGACTACTATAACCTGGCAGATGTATGGAGAAGGGAACAGC